In one window of Shewanella goraebulensis DNA:
- a CDS encoding phosphatase domain-containing putative toxin: protein MSTHPFDALTLDNGAQLIFTPCPGTKEASLTDSVATLKQAGTDMLLTLMFDKEMAVNNAESLPIVCSDNNIVWAQLPILDDAAPSDDFEAAWATYRSQILALIANKGKIAVHCKGGTGRTGLVIGLILLAQGWPVGKVVTEVQNIRPKALRNPVQLAYLHAYA, encoded by the coding sequence ATGTCGACACATCCGTTTGATGCATTAACTTTAGATAACGGTGCTCAGCTGATTTTTACCCCTTGCCCTGGTACCAAAGAGGCGTCGTTGACTGACTCTGTTGCCACATTAAAGCAAGCTGGCACAGATATGTTACTGACACTGATGTTCGATAAAGAAATGGCTGTTAATAACGCTGAATCTTTACCTATTGTGTGCAGCGATAATAATATCGTTTGGGCGCAACTTCCGATCCTTGATGATGCAGCACCGAGTGATGATTTTGAAGCTGCATGGGCAACATATCGATCGCAAATTTTGGCGCTGATTGCCAATAAAGGTAAAATTGCTGTGCACTGTAAAGGCGGAACTGGCCGAACAGGTTTGGTCATTGGATTGATTTTATTAGCTCAAGGCTGGCCAGTAGGTAAAGTGGTTACTGAAGTGCAAAATATCAGACCGAAAGCCCTTAGAAATCCTGTCCAATTGGCTTATTTGCATGCCTATGCATAG
- a CDS encoding DUF7661 family protein: MFLTFDVFGKPMAVLRKNEEWQLFLDSGTGLRSRIYDVVIPADLAESELDKYLADIFHENAKGNQLTVSRIK, from the coding sequence ATGTTTTTAACGTTTGATGTGTTTGGCAAACCCATGGCGGTACTGCGTAAAAACGAAGAATGGCAATTATTTTTAGATTCAGGAACAGGATTGCGATCTAGGATTTATGATGTGGTGATCCCCGCCGATTTAGCAGAATCTGAACTGGATAAGTATTTAGCGGATATCTTTCATGAGAATGCCAAAGGCAATCAGCTAACTGTCAGCCGCATTAAGTAA
- the gloA gene encoding lactoylglutathione lyase produces MKFLHTMLRVADLDASIEFYTNVLGMKVLERHENKDYRYTLVFVGYEQGGTTIELTHNWDTNEYDMGNAFGHLALGVDDIYAACDKIKTLGGNVTREPGPVKGGETHIAFITDPDKYQIELIQLD; encoded by the coding sequence ATGAAATTTTTACACACAATGTTACGGGTCGCTGATCTTGATGCCTCTATCGAATTTTACACGAATGTGTTGGGTATGAAGGTACTTGAGCGTCACGAGAATAAAGACTATCGCTACACCTTAGTGTTTGTCGGTTATGAGCAAGGTGGCACCACAATCGAGTTAACCCATAATTGGGACACCAATGAATATGATATGGGTAATGCTTTTGGTCATTTAGCCTTAGGTGTTGATGATATTTATGCCGCTTGCGACAAGATTAAAACATTGGGCGGAAATGTCACTCGTGAGCCAGGCCCAGTTAAAGGCGGCGAAACTCATATCGCCTTTATTACAGATCCTGACAAATATCAGATTGAATTAATCCAATTAGATTAA
- a CDS encoding alkene reductase has product MKDSLFQTIQLGEHALNNRIVMPPMTRSRASQPGNVANDMMAQYYAQRAQAGLIVAEGTQISAMGQGYAWTPGIYSAEQIAGWKKTTDAVHAKGGVIFAQLWHVGRVTHPENIGGQQPISSSALKAENVKVFIDDGTNAPGFVDVVEPRAMTKADIEAVIAEYRQAALNAIEAGFDGIELHAANGYLINQFIDSEANNRTDEYGGSIENRLRFLSEVVAAMVDAIGADKVGVRLAPFTSLNGTVDATPVETYTAAAALLETHKIVYLHIAEVDWDDAPETPIEFRIAVREAYKGVLIYAGKYDAEKGGDAIEDGLADMIGFGRPFVSNPDLPNRIKHGYPLAAHDPATLFGGDEKGLTDYPEYSPS; this is encoded by the coding sequence ATGAAAGACTCACTATTTCAAACGATACAGTTAGGTGAACATGCCCTAAATAATCGTATCGTCATGCCACCAATGACACGTTCACGTGCATCACAGCCAGGCAATGTCGCCAATGACATGATGGCGCAGTACTATGCTCAACGTGCGCAAGCAGGATTGATCGTCGCCGAAGGCACGCAAATTTCAGCAATGGGCCAAGGTTATGCGTGGACGCCGGGGATTTACTCAGCTGAGCAAATTGCTGGTTGGAAGAAAACCACTGACGCAGTACATGCTAAAGGCGGAGTGATATTCGCTCAGTTATGGCATGTAGGTCGTGTGACGCATCCTGAAAATATTGGTGGTCAGCAACCGATTTCATCGTCAGCGTTGAAAGCTGAAAATGTGAAAGTGTTTATTGATGATGGCACTAACGCACCAGGCTTTGTTGATGTGGTTGAGCCGCGTGCAATGACTAAAGCTGATATTGAAGCTGTTATTGCTGAGTACCGTCAAGCGGCGCTGAATGCGATTGAAGCAGGTTTTGATGGTATTGAACTGCATGCTGCGAATGGTTATTTGATTAATCAATTTATCGATTCAGAAGCCAACAACCGCACTGATGAATATGGTGGCTCGATTGAAAACCGCCTGCGCTTTTTAAGTGAAGTGGTTGCCGCCATGGTTGATGCTATCGGGGCTGATAAAGTGGGCGTGCGTTTAGCGCCGTTTACCTCGCTTAATGGCACCGTTGACGCAACACCTGTCGAGACTTACACCGCAGCAGCTGCATTATTAGAGACTCACAAAATTGTATATCTGCATATTGCCGAAGTTGACTGGGATGACGCGCCTGAAACGCCAATCGAATTTAGAATCGCGGTTCGTGAAGCTTATAAAGGGGTATTAATTTATGCGGGTAAGTATGATGCTGAAAAGGGCGGAGACGCCATTGAAGATGGCTTAGCTGACATGATTGGCTTTGGTCGTCCGTTTGTCTCAAACCCAGATTTACCGAATAGAATTAAGCATGGCTATCCGTTAGCGGCACACGACCCTGCTACCTTATTTGGCGGCGATGAAAAAGGCCTAACAGATTACCCTGAATACAGCCCATCATGA
- a CDS encoding DMT family transporter has protein sequence MRGALFLFIATLLAAFGWIASKIVVAEMPGESFIASRFLLASLVLLPFCYKSLWRLRAKQVLLACGVGVFLGLALLVWVHAVSVTASLSEGAFIMSLAMIIAPMTAWLLFKIKPNKAFWYALPLSVVGMMLMTLTNGWQVDESQWYFLFASALLSVHFVLNKKISSRIKPLDSICLQLFTVGLVGGIYVLFTQPAAFELNSTLLAWFVISTVFATSMRYLLQTLGQYSVNMETAALIMILEPIWTLMLSVMVLGEAIEIQKLAGGLVIFLSLFMYIKLSKRPN, from the coding sequence ATGCGCGGAGCATTGTTTTTATTTATCGCCACCTTGTTGGCAGCATTTGGCTGGATTGCCTCGAAAATTGTGGTCGCTGAAATGCCCGGTGAAAGTTTTATTGCGAGTCGTTTTTTGCTGGCAAGTCTAGTGCTGCTGCCATTTTGTTATAAAAGTTTATGGCGACTTAGGGCTAAGCAAGTTTTATTAGCCTGCGGTGTCGGCGTCTTTTTGGGGTTAGCTCTGCTGGTATGGGTACACGCGGTATCTGTGACTGCAAGTTTATCGGAAGGGGCATTTATCATGAGCCTAGCGATGATCATCGCACCGATGACAGCATGGCTATTGTTTAAGATTAAGCCCAACAAAGCCTTTTGGTACGCACTGCCACTCAGCGTAGTGGGGATGATGTTGATGACCTTGACCAATGGTTGGCAGGTGGATGAATCTCAGTGGTACTTTTTATTTGCATCAGCACTTTTATCGGTGCATTTTGTATTAAACAAAAAAATCAGTAGTCGTATAAAACCATTAGATTCTATTTGTTTACAGCTCTTTACCGTTGGTCTCGTGGGCGGTATTTATGTGCTCTTTACACAACCCGCCGCTTTTGAGCTAAACAGCACCTTACTGGCGTGGTTTGTTATATCGACAGTCTTTGCCACATCGATGCGTTATTTGCTGCAAACACTAGGACAATACTCGGTGAACATGGAAACAGCGGCACTCATCATGATCCTAGAGCCGATATGGACACTCATGCTGAGTGTAATGGTGCTTGGTGAAGCGATAGAAATTCAAAAACTGGCAGGTGGTTTGGTCATCTTTTTATCTTTGTTTATGTATATTAAGTTATCTAAACGACCCAATTGA
- a CDS encoding DUF2971 domain-containing protein — MGSNRSLFKFRAFNKGSIELLVNRELWFAKPESLNDPFECPFDAEHIFDGIDKLPQLSDTEIKRQKKLALNVFNSLGVCSFSRARKNQLMWAHYADEHKGFCIGFNESNLLNNEPVIKAIDVIYQADLPQPNVIGHFRQEDNGLVGTIDSNSLHEIIRTKYTYWTYERETRLVMPTSGVSTFQPQDVRSVAFGLRMPERDRQTLITLLTGSEWKHIKWYEAVKVHGRFALEFKEIKI, encoded by the coding sequence GTGGGAAGTAATCGTTCTCTATTTAAATTTAGAGCATTCAATAAAGGGTCTATTGAGCTTTTAGTGAATCGAGAGCTTTGGTTTGCCAAACCTGAAAGTTTGAATGACCCATTTGAATGTCCTTTTGATGCCGAGCATATTTTTGACGGTATAGATAAACTTCCACAACTTTCAGATACTGAAATCAAAAGGCAAAAAAAATTAGCATTGAATGTGTTCAATTCACTCGGAGTTTGTTCATTTAGCCGCGCCCGAAAAAATCAGCTAATGTGGGCCCATTATGCCGATGAGCATAAGGGGTTTTGCATCGGGTTCAACGAAAGCAACTTGCTAAACAATGAGCCAGTAATCAAAGCTATAGACGTAATTTATCAAGCAGACTTACCACAGCCAAATGTTATTGGTCACTTTCGACAAGAAGATAACGGTTTAGTAGGAACTATTGATTCAAACTCACTCCATGAGATCATTCGAACCAAATATACGTATTGGACATACGAAAGAGAAACAAGGTTGGTAATGCCAACGTCGGGGGTATCAACGTTTCAACCGCAAGATGTGCGTTCCGTCGCATTTGGTTTGCGCATGCCGGAGCGAGATAGACAAACATTAATTACTCTACTCACTGGCTCGGAATGGAAACATATAAAGTGGTATGAAGCCGTAAAGGTTCATGGGCGTTTTGCTTTGGAGTTTAAAGAAATAAAAATATAA
- a CDS encoding HNH endonuclease — translation MDYLSLFRMPTPMKITGRSSSITNSFINSIIPIIVPTNEQVREALEILGMDHDSFQCAYCGATVSEWDHLRPLVLNKKPTGYISEIHNLVPACGKCNQSKGNKPWHIWITSSAKLSPKSRGVSDLNQRIDKLHKYEAWLEPTKVDFESVVGKEKWAQHWANWESVQNTMRQAQTLATEINQTIAKEYAKL, via the coding sequence ATGGATTACTTATCACTATTCAGAATGCCAACCCCAATGAAAATCACGGGGCGATCGTCGAGCATCACGAACTCATTTATTAATTCAATTATCCCAATAATTGTTCCAACAAATGAGCAAGTGAGAGAAGCATTGGAAATTCTTGGCATGGATCACGATAGCTTCCAATGCGCCTATTGTGGTGCCACTGTATCGGAGTGGGATCACTTGCGGCCTTTGGTTCTTAACAAAAAGCCAACGGGCTATATTTCAGAAATCCATAATTTGGTTCCGGCTTGTGGAAAATGCAACCAATCAAAGGGTAATAAGCCTTGGCATATCTGGATTACTAGCTCAGCAAAGTTATCGCCAAAATCTAGAGGTGTGTCAGATCTTAACCAACGCATTGATAAGCTGCATAAATACGAGGCTTGGTTAGAGCCAACTAAAGTTGACTTTGAGTCAGTGGTCGGCAAAGAAAAGTGGGCGCAGCATTGGGCAAACTGGGAGTCGGTGCAAAATACTATGCGTCAGGCTCAAACGCTCGCAACTGAAATTAATCAAACAATAGCTAAAGAATATGCAAAGCTATAA
- a CDS encoding cytosolic protein, with protein MFIHHVNGIDWLVITAFEELKTMFIEDAGAIPSCFSSASELSLIDQAKRSYGYLPTFSGVITDTGTFQSQDNEEDLNPQLACIVEGRGRVFIYHGGFVAFVDDEHTLITRMD; from the coding sequence ATGTTTATCCATCATGTTAACGGCATCGACTGGCTGGTGATTACCGCTTTTGAAGAACTGAAAACGATGTTTATTGAAGACGCAGGTGCTATCCCATCTTGTTTCTCAAGCGCCAGCGAATTGAGCCTGATTGATCAAGCGAAGCGCAGTTATGGATATTTGCCTACATTCAGCGGCGTAATCACTGACACGGGAACCTTTCAAAGTCAGGATAACGAAGAAGATTTGAACCCACAGCTTGCCTGCATAGTTGAAGGGCGTGGTCGGGTGTTTATCTATCACGGCGGCTTTGTTGCTTTTGTGGATGACGAACACACGCTTATTACCCGAATGGACTAA
- a CDS encoding bifunctional diguanylate cyclase/phosphodiesterase, translated as MLLWNDQKLINLIKYAPALTVCFFMIVINAVIIHDNQQKENESILSLREDVISRQKKEINQQVNQVINVIQFKNNLVLSQLKQQSKSRVDEAHSIAQSIFVNNPDKPKSDVIKMIINALRPIRFNDGRGYFFIFDMQGNNILHGLKPHLEGTSVWDAQDLRGTFILQEHINKIKRQQGEAFYHWWYQKPGYPATQEFEKVGFGKQFTPFNWFIGTGEYIADVENDEKATLLNWISEYDYGNHQRLFVIDKQGHSLANPITHNEHAFIDRHEDTTQQMVKQLLSQVTTEGNLVEFDLSSQTEFALTPVEITYAKLFEPWGWIVGSHFNSHDFEAYLMSKQEALLLNNHEKLMKVLTLSIISTFLMVGGCLFASNLIANRFKKFKHRIEKDFTKLANSKATMKHMAMHDALTGLPNRMCLLDKINQDLKSAKKHHKKLALVLIDIDNFKKVNDIYGQSSGDELLKKLSQALSQSIEPIDTLARFGGDEFAFCFPNLDNNQQVHQKIALIQTILNKAYTVNNTEHMIKCSIGISMYPSDSQDPEGLIRKADIVLYKSKTNLNGSVTFFNAEVDAQVSYEYQLEEQLREALDNNEISVLYQPQINTRNVKIQSVEALARWNNPKLGSISPDVFINLAERTGLIIDIGLFIFRKACEDILATSPNGHGAINVSINISPKQLVDINFVESVTQIVSEVGIDIHRITLEITENLVLQDLKMTAIILNELKALKFGISLDDFGTGYSSLSYLNELPITEIKIDRCFINNINSSKQSNALVKAIFAISEAYNISVVAEGVEEKRQFLTLKSYRCDLIQGYYFDKPLTVEQLQQKYFTPEFASHG; from the coding sequence ATGCTGCTATGGAATGACCAAAAACTGATTAACTTAATCAAGTATGCTCCTGCGCTAACGGTATGCTTTTTTATGATAGTGATCAATGCGGTCATCATTCATGACAACCAACAAAAAGAAAATGAAAGCATCCTATCCCTTCGAGAAGACGTTATTTCTCGTCAGAAAAAAGAGATTAATCAACAAGTAAATCAAGTCATCAATGTCATTCAATTCAAAAACAACCTGGTATTATCACAGCTAAAACAGCAGTCCAAATCACGGGTCGATGAAGCCCACTCAATCGCGCAAAGTATATTCGTTAATAATCCTGACAAGCCGAAATCAGACGTCATAAAAATGATTATCAATGCGTTAAGGCCGATACGCTTTAATGATGGCAGAGGGTATTTTTTCATTTTTGACATGCAGGGCAATAATATCCTACATGGATTAAAGCCCCATCTGGAAGGCACCTCAGTATGGGATGCCCAAGATTTACGCGGCACTTTCATCCTGCAAGAGCACATCAATAAAATAAAACGCCAACAAGGTGAAGCCTTTTATCATTGGTGGTACCAAAAACCAGGGTACCCAGCCACACAAGAATTCGAAAAAGTCGGCTTTGGTAAACAATTTACCCCATTTAATTGGTTTATCGGGACTGGAGAGTATATCGCCGATGTTGAAAATGATGAGAAGGCAACCTTACTGAATTGGATTTCTGAATACGACTACGGTAATCATCAACGCCTGTTTGTCATTGACAAACAAGGTCACTCACTCGCTAACCCTATCACGCATAACGAGCATGCTTTTATTGATCGCCATGAAGATACAACGCAACAAATGGTGAAACAGCTACTTTCCCAAGTAACCACTGAAGGTAACTTGGTGGAGTTTGATTTATCGAGCCAAACAGAGTTTGCATTAACCCCGGTAGAAATCACTTATGCCAAACTGTTTGAACCATGGGGCTGGATTGTTGGCTCTCACTTCAATTCCCATGACTTTGAAGCTTACCTTATGAGCAAGCAAGAAGCCTTGCTGCTCAATAACCACGAGAAATTAATGAAGGTACTGACATTAAGTATCATCTCCACTTTTCTTATGGTGGGAGGCTGTTTATTTGCAAGTAACCTTATTGCGAATCGATTCAAGAAGTTTAAACACCGTATCGAAAAGGATTTTACTAAGTTAGCCAACTCAAAAGCCACCATGAAACATATGGCAATGCATGATGCATTAACTGGGCTTCCTAATCGAATGTGTTTATTAGACAAGATTAACCAAGATCTTAAATCTGCTAAAAAACACCATAAAAAGCTCGCGCTGGTGCTGATTGATATTGATAACTTCAAAAAGGTTAATGATATTTATGGCCAGTCATCAGGAGATGAATTACTTAAAAAATTAAGCCAAGCCCTATCGCAATCAATTGAACCTATCGATACCTTGGCACGCTTTGGTGGCGATGAGTTTGCATTTTGCTTTCCTAACTTAGATAACAACCAACAAGTTCATCAAAAAATTGCGCTAATACAAACGATCTTAAATAAAGCCTATACGGTAAATAACACTGAACATATGATTAAGTGCAGTATTGGTATTAGTATGTATCCCTCAGACAGCCAAGATCCTGAAGGCTTAATCCGAAAAGCAGACATCGTACTTTATAAATCTAAAACCAATTTAAACGGCTCAGTCACATTCTTTAATGCAGAAGTCGATGCTCAGGTCAGTTATGAGTATCAGCTTGAAGAGCAACTAAGGGAGGCATTAGACAACAATGAAATTAGCGTCTTGTATCAACCTCAAATCAATACCCGCAATGTGAAAATACAAAGCGTTGAAGCGCTTGCTCGTTGGAATAACCCAAAGCTTGGTTCAATTTCACCCGACGTGTTCATTAACCTTGCAGAACGAACAGGACTGATTATTGATATTGGCTTATTTATTTTCCGTAAAGCCTGTGAAGATATCTTAGCAACATCGCCCAATGGGCACGGTGCAATCAATGTCTCAATCAATATCTCACCTAAGCAATTAGTGGATATCAACTTCGTAGAATCAGTGACCCAAATCGTCAGTGAAGTGGGTATTGATATTCATCGTATTACCTTAGAAATTACTGAAAACTTAGTGCTTCAAGATTTAAAAATGACCGCCATAATTTTAAATGAATTAAAGGCACTAAAATTTGGTATTTCCCTTGATGACTTTGGCACCGGCTACTCTTCATTGAGTTATTTAAACGAGTTACCGATTACTGAAATCAAAATTGATCGATGCTTTATTAATAATATTAATAGCAGTAAGCAAAGTAATGCACTCGTAAAAGCCATTTTTGCCATAAGTGAAGCTTACAACATCAGTGTTGTCGCTGAAGGTGTTGAAGAAAAAAGGCAGTTCTTAACGTTAAAATCATACCGTTGTGACCTCATTCAAGGGTATTACTTCGATAAGCCGCTGACCGTAGAGCAACTACAACAAAAGTACTTTACCCCTGAGTTTGCATCACATGGTTAG
- a CDS encoding LysR family transcriptional regulator translates to MKHSDYSLIPTFVAIVEEKSYTKAAKRLGISQSAVSQGVTRLKEVFKDPLFIRSSHGVEPTQFAFDIYPTLASAVENIAYTMPEFKKFDPLKCDKQFVISSLSVFGYTLLPELAALMSHEAPLASVKVEPLFNHDLTNILRSQQCDLVIEAHSNQHSDLRSKVIMKDNLCVMCRKEHPRFKDNKITIESFLAEKHVIHSQLDQKDGYLMGRGLKDESTLGKRQIAWQASSIIEMLPVIEQCDYISILPQRLVDKYVDVFNLKQLDASFLQDPVEVAMYWHSSRTNDPSHKWLRNQLEKATQKYSRV, encoded by the coding sequence ATGAAGCATTCAGATTACAGTCTTATTCCGACCTTTGTAGCCATAGTCGAAGAGAAAAGTTACACCAAAGCAGCCAAGCGTTTAGGCATTAGCCAATCGGCTGTCAGCCAAGGCGTGACAAGGCTTAAAGAAGTTTTTAAAGACCCGCTTTTTATTCGTAGCAGCCATGGTGTTGAACCCACTCAGTTTGCTTTTGATATCTATCCAACATTGGCAAGCGCGGTGGAAAATATCGCCTATACCATGCCCGAATTTAAAAAGTTTGATCCGCTAAAATGTGACAAACAATTTGTTATTTCGTCATTAAGTGTATTCGGTTATACCCTGCTCCCTGAGCTTGCAGCCTTAATGAGCCATGAAGCGCCATTAGCCAGTGTCAAAGTCGAACCGCTATTTAACCATGACCTCACCAATATCCTGCGTTCACAACAATGCGACTTAGTCATTGAGGCGCACTCGAATCAACACAGTGATTTACGCTCTAAAGTCATTATGAAAGACAACCTGTGCGTGATGTGTCGTAAAGAGCATCCAAGGTTCAAAGATAATAAAATCACCATTGAATCTTTCCTCGCAGAAAAACATGTGATTCATTCTCAATTAGATCAAAAAGACGGTTATTTGATGGGACGTGGGTTAAAAGATGAAAGCACTTTAGGGAAACGACAAATCGCATGGCAAGCTAGCAGTATTATTGAAATGCTTCCAGTGATTGAGCAATGTGATTACATCTCCATTTTACCGCAGCGATTAGTCGATAAATACGTTGATGTATTCAACCTCAAACAGCTCGACGCCAGTTTTTTACAAGATCCAGTGGAAGTCGCCATGTACTGGCATTCATCAAGAACCAATGACCCAAGCCATAAATGGCTACGTAACCAACTTGAAAAAGCGACCCAAAAATATAGTAGAGTTTAA
- a CDS encoding alkyl/aryl-sulfatase produces the protein MKRSVITLSVLLATSFSSTTLAADAHQHRFDGVSVDIPTLSHDYYLGENSGATHFWHGDTQDMTFIPTGGNDAFDAESDKVHPQLTAHSKKMDKGLFVYKDKFYQVYGYGLTSPMIVDGDKGLLIFDPVESVDKMQAVMADFRKVTGNEKPVAAVMYSHWHPDHYAGVRGIEGVENAKIIAHDTFMKNVVKGSMGGTGPALGFRVDYSLGTLLNVEEGGRINGGLGPDFEIREHSLIKPNTLVEGMFGKLEMEIEGVKVEFKHVPSEASDEITAYFPEFDMLFGSEVIQGESFPNLHTIRGTQYRDPSVWFPGVDMLREYKANTMMLSHGRPVNGAAHVDDTLTSYRDAIQFTYDQSIKAINDGATQEDLIRQIILPEHLVNHPWLGDFYGSIRHAAKQIFVGEMGWFDGDPTTLNPTYSVEASQRYVAMVGGKDKMMDFAVDACDNGDFQWCAELATHAIRIDLNDMEPRELKAMALRELGYRETNNNWRNWYLTSAQELDGTIDYSKKINLQAPDLMAEFEPSQLVNALRFSLNAERSQDKHFTVAFEFGDTNETHALEVRRSVAQFHKDYQGEPKATVKLTKTVFLGLLVGKVDFVNAVQQGYIQVSGDATAVPEFFGLFDKPLESPKITLR, from the coding sequence ATGAAACGATCTGTCATTACGTTATCTGTTCTTTTAGCTACTTCTTTTTCAAGCACAACACTTGCAGCTGATGCACATCAACATAGGTTTGATGGTGTGAGTGTCGATATTCCAACGCTTTCTCATGATTATTACTTGGGGGAAAACTCAGGTGCCACTCATTTTTGGCACGGTGATACCCAAGATATGACTTTCATTCCAACTGGCGGCAATGACGCCTTTGACGCTGAATCTGACAAGGTTCACCCACAGTTAACTGCTCACTCAAAGAAAATGGACAAAGGCTTATTTGTTTATAAAGACAAATTTTATCAAGTCTATGGTTATGGCTTAACGTCGCCGATGATTGTTGATGGTGACAAGGGGTTATTGATTTTTGACCCTGTTGAGTCAGTGGACAAAATGCAAGCTGTAATGGCTGATTTTCGTAAAGTGACTGGCAACGAAAAACCTGTTGCAGCTGTGATGTATTCTCACTGGCATCCAGATCACTACGCTGGTGTTCGTGGTATTGAAGGTGTAGAAAACGCTAAAATTATTGCCCACGATACATTTATGAAAAACGTGGTTAAAGGCTCTATGGGCGGCACCGGCCCAGCACTTGGTTTCCGCGTTGATTATTCATTAGGCACTTTACTTAATGTTGAAGAAGGCGGCCGTATTAATGGCGGCTTAGGCCCTGACTTTGAAATCCGTGAGCACAGCTTAATTAAGCCAAATACCTTAGTTGAAGGAATGTTTGGTAAGTTAGAAATGGAAATTGAAGGGGTGAAAGTAGAATTTAAACATGTACCTTCAGAAGCTTCTGATGAAATCACTGCTTACTTCCCTGAATTTGACATGCTGTTTGGTTCTGAAGTCATCCAAGGTGAGAGTTTCCCGAACTTACACACAATTCGTGGCACCCAGTATCGCGACCCAAGTGTTTGGTTTCCAGGTGTTGATATGCTGCGTGAGTACAAAGCGAACACTATGATGTTATCTCACGGCCGCCCAGTTAATGGTGCTGCCCATGTAGATGACACTTTAACGTCTTATCGTGACGCGATTCAATTTACCTATGACCAATCTATCAAAGCCATTAACGATGGTGCGACACAGGAAGATTTAATCCGTCAAATCATCTTACCTGAGCACTTAGTTAACCATCCTTGGTTAGGTGACTTCTACGGATCTATTCGTCACGCAGCAAAACAAATCTTTGTTGGTGAAATGGGCTGGTTTGATGGTGACCCAACAACACTTAACCCAACTTACTCAGTTGAAGCATCTCAGCGTTATGTTGCGATGGTTGGCGGCAAAGACAAGATGATGGATTTTGCGGTTGATGCTTGTGATAACGGTGACTTCCAATGGTGTGCTGAATTAGCAACCCACGCCATTCGAATCGATTTGAACGATATGGAGCCTCGTGAGCTAAAAGCGATGGCGCTAAGAGAGTTAGGTTACAGAGAAACCAACAATAACTGGCGCAACTGGTACTTAACCTCAGCGCAAGAGTTGGATGGCACAATTGATTACTCGAAGAAGATTAACCTTCAAGCACCTGACTTAATGGCAGAGTTTGAGCCATCGCAGCTAGTGAATGCATTACGTTTCAGCTTGAACGCTGAGCGTAGCCAAGACAAACACTTTACGGTTGCATTTGAATTTGGCGATACCAATGAAACCCATGCTCTTGAAGTGCGTCGCAGTGTGGCTCAGTTCCACAAAGACTATCAAGGTGAGCCAAAGGCCACAGTTAAGTTAACTAAAACGGTGTTCTTAGGATTACTGGTCGGTAAGGTTGATTTTGTTAATGCGGTTCAACAAGGATATATCCAAGTGAGCGGCGATGCGACTGCGGTACCTGAGTTCTTCGGTTTATTTGATAAGCCTTTAGAATCACCAAAAATCACCCTTCGTTAG
- a CDS encoding magnesium transporter produces the protein MNVLKSIFRVIFIICKVLLKFMSFMAVMIAGAYLLAPMGTINSKDIDLTQFSNTPNDAMMMIFNSEYFSGYLFSVTIALALFVAYLLWDLHEVAVHKAEEKKSSHIQLVFALSLCGLFVHKAWWVLAIIIAFANWEQLGKSLSNIIRNSRFEKERQDVVGNADNAALALNQSETKVEVKS, from the coding sequence ATGAACGTTTTAAAAAGTATTTTCCGAGTAATATTTATTATATGTAAAGTATTACTGAAGTTTATGAGCTTTATGGCAGTTATGATTGCCGGCGCTTATCTGCTTGCCCCAATGGGCACAATCAATTCTAAAGATATCGATTTAACCCAATTCAGTAATACCCCTAATGACGCCATGATGATGATTTTTAACTCTGAGTATTTCAGTGGTTATCTGTTTTCGGTCACTATCGCGCTCGCCTTATTTGTTGCTTACTTATTGTGGGATCTTCATGAAGTCGCGGTACATAAAGCCGAAGAAAAGAAGAGTTCGCATATTCAATTAGTGTTTGCCTTGTCTCTTTGTGGCTTATTTGTCCATAAAGCTTGGTGGGTACTTGCCATCATTATCGCTTTTGCTAATTGGGAACAATTAGGAAAGTCACTCAGTAATATTATCCGTAATAGCCGCTTCGAAAAGGAGCGACAAGATGTTGTCGGTAATGCTGACAATGCAGCACTGGCACTTAATCAGTCTGAAACAAAAGTTGAGGTGAAGTCATGA